The genomic stretch CCTCGAGGAGTCAGTAAAACTCCCTTCGTCCCAGCGAGGTGTTTATGCGCTTGCTTATAGATCCGTTTTTCTTttccatgaaagcatattaaggTGAGATAGGAAGTCCAAACTTACTCTCTACAACACAAACCATGCTCTAAAAGGAAGCATAAACTATTGGCTCCTTGGCAGGGGCATACTTAAATGAAATTATGTAAACTATTGGCAGGGACAGCGGCACTAATTACCAAGTCAGTTATGCTTACTCAGCATCTAGACAAGAACATCAATCCTCACACGCGAAAACATATATGAAGCGGTTTTCCATGTGAGACCAACCTTATTAACCCAATATAAGTGAGAACCACTTAGGGACCTGAAATGGCCTTACGTGCGATACCACCTTATACAAGACTCATTGTTCCTAACATCTATTCTATAGGAACTAGAAAAGTAGAACATGCCTGGCCTCATGGAAAGAGAATTTGACTCCTTTAATGCTACAGGAACCAGAAAACACCAGAGAAATTTGAAGAAGGTAAGGAGCGAATTCATGCAATTTCCATGTTATAGATGAGTGAGATAAACATAATAAACATTTATGGGTAGACAGATGGCTATTTCATAGCATTCGCATTACAAAGCTTCAAGTATTATTGTATCAGGCATTCTTGCGTCAAAGAGTAAAAACCcaagattttaaaaaaaaaacaccatGTCAACTATAATGTAAGGCAACCTTCATCTTACAAGTTTCCTTGTTCTTGTACTAGGCAAAGCCTCATTTCATAAACTGCGGTAATAATCATATAAAAGCATAGAGTTCATCAAAGTATTTCTTTTAATGTATGTTTGATATGTAGTTGTGCTTCTCATAGTGGGGTTGATCAGAGAAGGATAAATGTATAGCCATATAAAGAGGTACTCCCTCCATCCCCTTTTTGACTTTGATTATCAACTTTGACCATTAAACTCTCCACGAATATGTAAACGTAGTATCTTTGAAAATGTTGTAGCTATTGCTTATTGTGAGAAGATATGGGGGTGGGGGACAATTTAAATGAGATACATGGAGTATAATGAAGTATAAAGAAGTAAACAATGCATAAGAGTCATAAGGTCACAAACCACAGCTGAGAATGTGCTGGCTGCTGTCATCAAAACTGAAAGTGCAACATTTCCACTGCAGAAAACAATTAATCAGGAATCTATAATTCTGCTACTAAGTAGAAAAATGTCCAAGAAAAGTATATCCACCTACCGTGCAATGTAGGTCACAATATTGCTAGCAGTCCCTGTAGTTTTCACAACTAGCACGTCAATCAGAGAGAAAATACAAAGAAACTGGAATTAATTCCATGAGTTAACAACATAACGCACCACCAGGACAGCAGCCAACCAATATTAGTCCAGCTGCATAATGAGATGGCAACCCTAAAAGCTTGCTGATAAAGTATCCCGACAGTGGCATCACCTacaatgcaaaaaaaaaagtatacaTAACCCCACTCTACACCAAACACGCAACTGCAATAAGCAAAATACACATAAAAGAGACAGAAGAACTTCTGTAGAAGATTCACATTGTAGACAGATTTCTCTTGGAAGATTGTGCCATGAGCGTGCTAAATGAAGACGCTCCAATATATCACAATAAAAGATCATTAAAGTCACCATCTGATGAGATGGTGTCACACAGCAATATCAGTCATCAATATCCCTCCAATCAACCATCGAAATAATATCCATAAACAAGGTGGCAAACTAGCTTAAGCAATCCCAAAATTGCAAAACTACAGTACTTCATATCAGTCATTTTTTAAACTGAAATGATAGTGTGGTAACTGCTGACTAGCTTACTGAAAATGAAAAGGCTTTAGCAATCTCAACCTTCCCTACAAGCTTTAGCAATCTCAACCTAGCCCACAAGCTTTAGTAATAGACGGGAACTCTCGTAAATAGCCAATTTCACATTCCCACTTGTGTCATTTCTTAAGCTGAAATGATAGTGTGATAACAGCTGACTAGCTTGCTGACAATGATAAAACTTTAGCAATCTCAACCTTCCCTACAAGCTTTAGCAATCTCAACTTAGCCCACAAGCTTTAGTAATAGACGGGAATTCTTGTAAACAACCAATTTCACAATCCCACTTGTGTTTAGCCAAGTTAAGGGCATGTACATTAGTACATTACATATATAGGAATCGTAAATTCACCAATTCAAAAGGTATAAAACATGCCCACAAGCTAAATCCCATCACATTGTAGCTCAAGCTTTATCAAACCAAACACAACAAAACAGAATTATAAGCTTAATAACCTTagagtgtgtttggatagcaaaagtggagggaaaggaaggggagggggaaagagggaagggaaagggagagaagggaaggggagggggaatggagtgtggttgtttggatacaaattccctccaaatcttgcctattatggagagattttgattaggcttggaggagggaaattggatccctccaaatctcttccCCTCCATTTCCTTAGATTTTAAGTCCCCtattctccctccctttcttttccccccaaatccctcaatccaaacacacccttagacaATCACATGATCAAGGTATCAGTTCCATTTAATTCGCAAAAAGATCGAAATATACCAATCCACAAGCTACATTGCATCCCACATTACACAGTACATCAAACTCGACAAAACCCAACATAAAAACAATGAAATCAAAAGCTTAAACCACCACAAAAACAGCTGATAAACAGATAAACTAACCGAGTATTGAAGCAAAAACCCGGTGATAACTTCTTTGGGCATAGCAAAAGCCCCAGCAAGATCATCCAAAGTAAGAGTCATTCCCATACCAAGCATAGTAACAGTCAATCCATAAATTTGATACTGAGGTTTAACCCAATCAAAATAATTCGGCTTAAAAAGCCCCATTAAACATCCCAAAGCTACCCATATCGGAAATGCAGTTGACAATGCCTCACTGATTGCTTCAAGAAAAGCTCTAATCTTTGATTTCTCAGGTGCACTCAAACTGTTCGACGAATTGCCGCAATGAAGCCGAGTACGAACTAAACCCTCATTTTTGAAATTTGGGTTTAAAAAGTTGATTTCTTTGTTGATTACTGAACTTGGTTTTGGAGAATTGTGGTAATTTGAGCTTAATTTGAGTGATGGCGATGCCGGGATTCGACACTTTTGGGTGTATATCGAGCGAAAACGATGCGAATAGTGATTAATTGAGGGTTTAAGTTTGATGGAATTTGAGAAAGATTGGAACTTTAATGTTGTGTTTGGAGATGAGCATGAAgactgcatttttttttttttttttttaggaaaacgAAAGTTGACTGAATGAAGATGATAGTAGGGATAGTGTACTATTTTAATCGGTTGTGTCAACCGTCGTAAGTTCAGATGATATTGAACACAAATTAACGGAAAATGTAAAATTAAACGTCGAGGTATTGGAGTGGGGATTCTCTGTTCCATTTGGTGTTTCAATGTGTGTGTCATTCTAATCACCTTCTAACGCATTAacaaattaatactccctcctattcactatattcttctcctttcctttttgcacaagaattaagaaagtgaatttggaccacacaaaacacactaccgcacatgcaatttaatttgaaccacacaaatcaacccaaaaaaggaaatagagaagaaaactCGAATAATCCgattaaggaaatagggaagaatatagcgaataggagggagtataattattgcaatattttattttgaacaAGTGATTGTCAAAAAGTGGACAGAGGATCTTTACCGGAGGTATtgatacctttttttttttctttttggatgACGGAACTTGTAGCCGCCACGGGCCATGGCGTCACCTTTAGAGCGAACTGGGTAAATCTCGGCTATACGTGATAGGTATTAAGGttttgttcttttggacttaatttcaac from Silene latifolia isolate original U9 population chromosome 5, ASM4854445v1, whole genome shotgun sequence encodes the following:
- the LOC141656307 gene encoding putative sodium/metabolite cotransporter BASS1, chloroplastic, which gives rise to MQSSCSSPNTTLKFQSFSNSIKLKPSINHYSHRFRSIYTQKCRIPASPSLKLSSNYHNSPKPSSVINKEINFLNPNFKNEGLVRTRLHCGNSSNSLSAPEKSKIRAFLEAISEALSTAFPIWVALGCLMGLFKPNYFDWVKPQYQIYGLTVTMLGMGMTLTLDDLAGAFAMPKEVITGFLLQYSVMPLSGYFISKLLGLPSHYAAGLILVGCCPGGTASNIVTYIARGNVALSVLMTAASTFSAVLMTPFLTAKLAGQYVAVDANGLLMSTLQVVLLPVLGGAFLNQYFQGLVRYISPVMPPIAVGTVAILCGNAIALSSTAILQSGLKIVLACALLHISGFFFGYILAKLVKVDESAARTISIEVGMQNSVLGLVLANQHFGNPLTAVPCAVSSVCHSIVGSALAGFWRWTSPKQQTLD